In Gammaproteobacteria bacterium, the DNA window CGAGTTGGAACTGATGGGACCGGCTCCCGCGCCGATGGAGCGCCGCGCCGGTCGCTATCGGGCGCATTTGTTAATCCAGGCTGTCCAGCGTCAGGCATTGCATCGCTTCCTGGGGCGCTGGACCCCGCTGCTCTGGGCGGAGCGCACTGATCGCCAAGTGCGCTGGTCGCTGGATATTGATCCGATGGAGCTGTATTAATCTTCCAGCCGGCGGATGGCGCTCTGTTTCTGGACTAGGTTCATCAAGGCGGTGTCATCCTGCGGCAAATCGAACCGCTTCATCTTCCAGAGATCGCCGCCTTACTGCGTCGCTACGCCGACCAGCGTATTGACCTGGCCGACGCCGGTTTGATCTGGTTGGCGGGACAGGAGAAAACCAACCGGGTGTTCACCGTCGACCGGCGTGATTTCAGCATCTACCGCACTCCCAGTGGACAGCCTTTTGAACAAGTATGGCTTAAGTAATGATGCTTAATGGCGCAACCGCGAATCGTCAAGCCGGTTTCCACTAAAAAATAACCTGACTCTTTACCCTTTACTTGACGTGGGAGACGACTAGACTTTTTGGGGCTTGTGGGGTTTCCCCGTAATCAGGCGCCCACTAAAGGAAGTGAGTCGGGATGCGACCCCTCGGATCTTCCGGGGTCAGGCGGGTCCAACCCGCGGGCGGTCAGCGTCTAACCGCCCATCCCGGTCATCACGACGACCCCGCTCTTCACCTTCCACCAATTGGAGAGAACGATGCAAGACGATTTGGTTCACAAGATAAAAAGCAACCCGAAGTATCACGAGTTGGTCTCCAAACGCAACTCGTTTAAATGGATCATGGCGATCATCATGCTGGTGGTCTACTACGCCTTCATCCTGACGATCGCCTTTGACAAAGAGTTTATGGCGCAACCGCTCTCGCCCGACTCCGTTACCACTATCGGTATCCCGATTGGGGTCGCGGTGATCCTGTTCGCCTTTGCCATGACCGGCATCTACGTCTTCCGGGCGAATGCTGTCTTCGATAAGCTCACCCACGAAATCAAGGAGGAAGTGCTATGAGCTTCTGGAAGCGCATATTCCCAACGATCTTCTTGATGCTTGTTGCTGGCAGCGCCTTAGCCGCCGGCGGCGATCTGGGAGAAGTCAAGAAATCGGCGGTCAACATTCCCGCCATCATCATGTTCCTGGTGTTCGTCGCTCTTACCCTGGGCATTACCTATTGGGCGGCGCAACGCACCAAGACCGCCAAGGATTTCTACGCCGCCGGCGGCGGCATCACCGGTTTCCAGAATGGTCTGGCGATCGCGGGCGACTACATGTCCGCCGCCTCGTTCCTGGGCATTTCCGGTCTGGTGTTCCTGAATGGCTATGACGGGCTAATCTATTCGGTCGGCTGGCTGGTCGGCTGGCCGATCATCATGTTCCTGATTGCCGAGCAACTGCGTAATCTCGGTAAATACACCTACGCGGACGTGGTCTCCTACCGCTTCGAGCGGGTGCCGATGCGCACCCTGGCGGCTACCGCTGCGCTGATCGTGGTGATTCTGTACCTGATCGGCCAGATGGTCGGCGCTGGCAAACTGATTCAGTTGCTGTTCGGCTTGGATTATGTCTATGCCGTCATCATCGTGGGTGTGTTGATCATCATCTACGTCACTTTCGGCGGCATGTTGGCCACCACCTGGGTACAAATCATCAAGGCGGGTTTATTGCTATCCGGCGCCACCGTCATTGCCTTCGGCGCGCTGTACCTGGCCTCGGATGGCAGCATGAGTCCCGGACGGATGTTCCAGAAAGCCGTTGAGATTCATCCCAAAGGCATCAAGATCATGGGGCCGGGCACGTTGGTCACCACCCCTATTGAAGCCATCTCGCTGGGCTTGGCGCTAATGTTTGGCACCGCGGGTCTACCCCACATCCTGATGCGCTTCTTCACCGTGGGCAACGCCATCGAAGCTCGCAAGTCGGTGTTCTTCGCCACTGGCTGGATCGGCTACTTCTACATCCTGACCTTCCTGATGGGTTTTGGCGCTATCGTACTGCTGACCGGTAATCCCGAATTCGCCGATGCGGCTGCGACGGGCGGCATCCGGGGCGGCCAGAACATGGCGGCGGTCAACCTGGCGGCGGCAGTCGGCGGCAACGTGCTGCTTGGTTTCATCTCGGCGGTGGCTTTTGCGACGATTCTGGCGGTGGTGTCCGGTCTGACCCTGGCCGGTGCTTCAGCCATCTCGCATGACCTGTATGCCAACGTGTGGGCGCATGGCAATGTGGACGAGCAACATGAAGTGCGGGTTTCCAAAATCGCCACTATCGTGTTGGGCATCATCGCGATTTTCCTCGGTATTGCCTTCGAGAAGCAAAACGTCGCCTACCTGGTGGCGCTGACCTTCTCAGTCGCCGCCAGCGCCAACTTCCCCATTTTGTTCATGTCGATCTACTACGGCAAGATGACCACTCGTGGCGCGTTGATCGGTGGCTGGCTGGGTCTGATCAGCGCCAGTGTGCTGGTGTTCATTGGCCCGACGGTGTGGAGAGATATCCTCCATATGGGTGATCCGATCTTCCCGCTCAAGTTCCCGGCGCTGTTCTCGATGACCATCGCCTTCCTGGGCATCTGGATTGGCTCGATCACCGATACCAGCGAGCGCGCCAAGAAGGAATGTGAAGCCTTCGAGGCGCAGGATGTGCGGTGCCAGACCGGTATCGGCGCCGAGGGTGCGGCCAGCCACTAAACGTTCACCCCCCTTCTGTGTTAAAGAAGGGGACTGAATGGATGTGTTAAGATAAAACCCCTTCCGGCTTCCGCCGCGAAGGGGTTCTTATTGGGCCTTTCGGAAGCGAACTGTCGTGACTAATTTGGATCAAAAAGCCTTTCTTGCCCGTCAGCCCCCCTTCAACCGGCTCGCCGAAACGGAACTGGCGTCGTTAGCCGGGGAACTGAGGATCGGTCACTTCGACTCGGGCGAAGTGTTGTTAAAGTCCGGCGAAACGCCAGCCTGTCTGTACTTCATCATCGAAGGCGCAGTTTACGAAATCGATGGCGACCCAGATCAGCCTGCTCAAGAGGGTGCGAAATCGCTGACTGCCGCCAAGAGCGCCCGATCCCTCTGGTGCGTGATCGCTCTGTATGGCGCCGAGGATGCCTTCGATGCCAGCGCTCTGCTGGAAGGAACCAGCCTGCACAGTTTCGTGGTCAGCGAACCGACTCATTGCTTGCAGATGCCACGGCCGGTTTTCCTGCAAGCGATTCAGAATTATCCGCAACTGGCTTCTTTCTATAATCGTAAGATTTCTCAGCGTCTTGCCGCCCTGCATGAAACAGACGACAACCGGGACCTGGCGGCATTCACGATTGCTAAAATTCAGGATGCCTATATTCACCCACCGGTCTTCGTGTCAGCGCAACAGTCTATCTATCAGGCGGCGCTGACCATGAAGGCCCATAAAACCAATTCAATCCTGGTTCAATACGGCGACGAAATCGGCATCGTCACTGCCACTGATCTACGCGAGGCCGCTATTATTCAGCGTCAGTCGGTGGACGACCCTGTTGGCCCGCTGGCGACTTACGAATTGATCAGCATGGAGCCGGACGATTTCCTGTTCAACGCCCTGCTGCGGATGACCCATTACAATGTAAATCGGCTGGTCATCCGCGATGTGAAAACCATTCATGGTATTCTCGAACAAATCGACCTGCTGAGTTATCTCTCCAATCATTCCCACTTGATCGCCCTGCAAATCGACCGGGCGCGTTCCCAGGAAGACCTGAAGTGGGCCAGCCGCGATCTGGTCAATGTCATCCGCGATCTGCATGACAAAGGCATTAAAATCCGCTACATCATGCAACTGGTGTCGGAACTGAATAAAAAGTTGTTGCGCAAACTGTTCGCTCTTATCGCGCCGCCGGAACTGCTGGAAAACGCCTGCCTGCTGGTGCTAGGCAGCGAGGGCCGCGAGGAACAGGTGCTGAAAACCGATCAGGACAACGCTCTGATCTTGCGGGATGGTTTCAGCTACCCTGATCTGGAGCGGATCACTCGCGAATTCACCGAAAGT includes these proteins:
- a CDS encoding DUF485 domain-containing protein; its protein translation is MQDDLVHKIKSNPKYHELVSKRNSFKWIMAIIMLVVYYAFILTIAFDKEFMAQPLSPDSVTTIGIPIGVAVILFAFAMTGIYVFRANAVFDKLTHEIKEEVL
- a CDS encoding cation acetate symporter yields the protein MSFWKRIFPTIFLMLVAGSALAAGGDLGEVKKSAVNIPAIIMFLVFVALTLGITYWAAQRTKTAKDFYAAGGGITGFQNGLAIAGDYMSAASFLGISGLVFLNGYDGLIYSVGWLVGWPIIMFLIAEQLRNLGKYTYADVVSYRFERVPMRTLAATAALIVVILYLIGQMVGAGKLIQLLFGLDYVYAVIIVGVLIIIYVTFGGMLATTWVQIIKAGLLLSGATVIAFGALYLASDGSMSPGRMFQKAVEIHPKGIKIMGPGTLVTTPIEAISLGLALMFGTAGLPHILMRFFTVGNAIEARKSVFFATGWIGYFYILTFLMGFGAIVLLTGNPEFADAAATGGIRGGQNMAAVNLAAAVGGNVLLGFISAVAFATILAVVSGLTLAGASAISHDLYANVWAHGNVDEQHEVRVSKIATIVLGIIAIFLGIAFEKQNVAYLVALTFSVAASANFPILFMSIYYGKMTTRGALIGGWLGLISASVLVFIGPTVWRDILHMGDPIFPLKFPALFSMTIAFLGIWIGSITDTSERAKKECEAFEAQDVRCQTGIGAEGAASH
- a CDS encoding cyclic nucleotide-binding/CBS domain-containing protein, with protein sequence MTNLDQKAFLARQPPFNRLAETELASLAGELRIGHFDSGEVLLKSGETPACLYFIIEGAVYEIDGDPDQPAQEGAKSLTAAKSARSLWCVIALYGAEDAFDASALLEGTSLHSFVVSEPTHCLQMPRPVFLQAIQNYPQLASFYNRKISQRLAALHETDDNRDLAAFTIAKIQDAYIHPPVFVSAQQSIYQAALTMKAHKTNSILVQYGDEIGIVTATDLREAAIIQRQSVDDPVGPLATYELISMEPDDFLFNALLRMTHYNVNRLVIRDVKTIHGILEQIDLLSYLSNHSHLIALQIDRARSQEDLKWASRDLVNVIRDLHDKGIKIRYIMQLVSELNKKLLRKLFALIAPPELLENACLLVLGSEGREEQVLKTDQDNALILRDGFSYPDLERITREFTESLLDFGYPRCPGNIMVSNPYWTKPMAAFKDELFQWIVHPTYDSFLQFAIFFDAMAVAGDDNLLRHVKDHMYRLLGDHRSFYSQFAKSTVAFETPLGFFTNFVVEKDRDELDIKKGGIFPIVHGIRSLALEYRLPQTNTVDRITALSQRNLFNPSFGIELIEVFTYLSTLRAEAGLRKIREGRTQDNYLNPKELNKIQREVLRDSFKIVNEFKKFIGYHFKLSMIS